The Streptomyces sp. P9-A4 genome contains a region encoding:
- a CDS encoding ABC transporter permease gives MSNTSDSLVIAKRNLIRMTRIPEMILFGLIQPVMFVILFTYVFGGSMQIGGSTDPDVYKNFLMAGIFAQTVTFATAGAGAGIADDMHKGLIDRFRSLPMARGAVLTGRTLADLVQTALTLLVLAIVGLIIGWRPGYAAPTNFAKILAGFALLLLLGYAFTWIGALIGLSVRTPEAATSGGLIWLFPVTFISNAFVDSSNLPGWLQPIAEWNPFSATVQACRKLFGDPGLSPSDAWPMQNPVWASLIYSILIVAVFRTLSVRKYRNAAG, from the coding sequence GTGAGCAACACCAGCGACTCCCTGGTCATCGCCAAGCGGAACCTGATCCGCATGACCCGGATCCCCGAGATGATCCTCTTCGGGCTGATCCAGCCGGTGATGTTCGTGATCCTCTTCACGTACGTCTTCGGCGGCTCCATGCAGATCGGCGGCAGCACCGACCCGGACGTCTACAAGAACTTCCTGATGGCGGGCATCTTCGCCCAGACGGTCACCTTCGCCACGGCCGGCGCGGGCGCGGGCATCGCCGACGACATGCACAAGGGCCTCATCGACCGCTTCCGGTCGCTGCCCATGGCCCGGGGCGCGGTCCTCACCGGCCGCACCCTGGCCGACCTCGTCCAGACCGCGCTGACCCTGCTGGTCCTCGCGATCGTCGGGCTGATCATCGGCTGGCGCCCCGGGTACGCGGCACCGACCAACTTCGCGAAGATCCTCGCCGGGTTCGCCCTGCTGCTGCTCCTCGGCTACGCCTTCACCTGGATCGGCGCCCTGATCGGCCTCTCGGTCCGCACCCCGGAGGCGGCGACCTCGGGCGGACTGATCTGGCTCTTCCCGGTCACCTTCATCTCGAACGCGTTCGTGGACTCCAGCAACCTGCCCGGCTGGCTCCAGCCCATCGCGGAGTGGAACCCGTTCAGCGCGACCGTGCAGGCGTGCCGAAAACTCTTCGGCGACCCGGGCCTGTCACCCTCCGACGCCTGGCCCATGCAGAACCCGGTGTGGGCGTCGCTGATCTACTCGATCCTGATCGTCGCCGTCTTCCGCACCCTGTCCGTCCGCAAGTACCGCAACGCGGCGGGATGA
- a CDS encoding TetR-like C-terminal domain-containing protein: MPSSISHPEHFQLLCGTPLRDYAAPVEGPTTQASRRMSVIFEREMFEEFTSAQRAAVDTPALSPALLLIAWGDLHGLVALEVFSRSNYSLE; the protein is encoded by the coding sequence GTGCCGTCGTCCATCTCCCATCCCGAGCACTTCCAGCTCCTCTGCGGAACGCCGCTACGGGACTACGCGGCACCCGTCGAAGGCCCGACCACCCAGGCGTCGCGCCGGATGAGTGTGATCTTCGAGCGCGAGATGTTCGAGGAGTTCACCTCGGCGCAACGCGCCGCAGTCGACACCCCCGCACTCTCACCCGCGCTCCTGCTGATCGCGTGGGGAGACCTGCATGGCCTCGTCGCCCTTGAGGTGTTCTCCAGGTCGAATTATTCACTCGAATGA
- a CDS encoding serine/threonine-protein kinase: MGSVLEPLREGAPRWIGPYEVLARLGAGGMGEVYLGRGDGGAEGLAPESGPAGGAAAGGTFVAVKTVRRDVAGDPAFRDRFRREIRVAALVDSRYAAAPVGGDADAEVPWLATAYVPGPSLSQAVRRGGALPVATVRALGADVARALADLHRAGVLHRDLKPGNVMLSVEGPRLIDFGIARSNTATTMTATGVMVGTPSFMSPEHVAGARRVTAASDVFCLGSLLCYAATGEDPFGDGPLAAVLYRVSQAEADLSRVPEELRATVAACLAVDPADRPAPEALAELLGGGAPKVFPWPEAVRDHIGAYGTELAQLVASGGPLVEVAPAVGPRGPVVNPAVPGPHSVPTQAPLSPPAPPAAPPRGRRGRLVAAVVALAVVAGGVGAYLLWPEGGTGESPSPAKAAPPAAPRVPGVDDRGLADASGVVPQNAAQRPAGWKPWQGKLSAPALGCSAGDQVLVCRTTDGRFEALDPASGKKLWEVALPPDTPGDTYISPTGYPFVAGGATRPTVHDGAVVLVSGFELQVRDARTGAVRWKKPARGPQLLWDSRPVVADGTVFAATEVASDVSSDRVALTAFSLADGRVLWSKALTNAEISSAERQAYEPVAYAKGIVYAHSQGGLVAYDGKKGTQLGQADPDARACQELKVLGASAYCAGAGYGTAKDTTLHLLDARTLASKASLPAPLGGTAPTAVGPRTLVSWDKGLHVLDPRSGAELASFPVGKTPAGLAQSWSSPLLAGDRVVYADFSALYTVRLGADGKPGRLEVTPVPGAPRPRVPEEDFDLSTGTTIDKQVRPPEVLPVGGIAYIVYDKGAVASVELPK, translated from the coding sequence ATGGGCTCAGTGCTGGAACCGCTGCGCGAGGGGGCGCCACGCTGGATCGGACCGTACGAGGTGCTCGCCCGGCTCGGGGCGGGCGGCATGGGCGAGGTGTACCTCGGGCGGGGTGACGGCGGCGCTGAGGGCCTCGCGCCGGAATCGGGCCCGGCCGGAGGGGCCGCCGCCGGCGGGACCTTCGTCGCCGTGAAGACCGTGCGGCGGGACGTCGCCGGTGATCCCGCTTTCCGGGACCGGTTCCGGCGTGAGATCCGGGTCGCCGCGCTCGTCGACAGCCGCTACGCCGCCGCGCCCGTCGGCGGCGACGCCGACGCCGAGGTGCCCTGGCTGGCCACCGCGTACGTCCCCGGGCCCAGCCTCTCGCAGGCCGTACGGCGCGGCGGCGCGCTGCCCGTCGCCACCGTCCGCGCGCTCGGCGCCGACGTGGCCCGCGCCCTCGCCGACCTGCACCGGGCCGGGGTCCTGCACCGCGACCTCAAGCCCGGCAACGTCATGCTCTCCGTCGAAGGCCCCCGGCTGATCGACTTCGGCATCGCCCGCAGCAACACCGCCACCACCATGACCGCGACCGGGGTGATGGTCGGCACGCCCTCCTTCATGTCCCCCGAGCACGTGGCCGGGGCCCGGCGGGTGACCGCCGCCTCCGACGTCTTCTGCCTCGGCTCCCTCCTCTGTTACGCGGCGACCGGCGAGGACCCCTTCGGCGACGGGCCGCTCGCCGCCGTCCTCTACCGGGTCTCGCAGGCCGAGGCCGACCTGAGCCGGGTCCCGGAGGAACTGCGGGCGACCGTCGCCGCCTGTCTGGCCGTCGACCCGGCGGACCGCCCCGCCCCGGAGGCGCTCGCGGAACTCCTCGGCGGCGGGGCGCCGAAGGTCTTCCCGTGGCCGGAGGCGGTACGGGACCACATCGGCGCGTACGGGACGGAGCTGGCCCAGCTGGTGGCCTCGGGCGGCCCGCTCGTCGAGGTCGCTCCGGCGGTCGGTCCCCGGGGGCCCGTGGTGAACCCGGCGGTCCCCGGGCCGCACTCCGTACCGACGCAGGCACCGCTCTCGCCGCCCGCACCGCCCGCCGCTCCCCCGCGCGGGCGGCGGGGGCGGCTGGTCGCGGCCGTCGTGGCCCTGGCGGTGGTGGCCGGTGGAGTCGGCGCGTACCTCCTGTGGCCGGAGGGCGGGACGGGCGAGTCCCCGTCCCCCGCGAAGGCCGCGCCGCCCGCCGCCCCGCGCGTCCCGGGCGTCGACGACCGGGGACTCGCCGACGCCTCCGGGGTCGTCCCGCAGAACGCCGCCCAGCGGCCGGCCGGCTGGAAGCCCTGGCAGGGGAAGCTGAGCGCGCCGGCCCTCGGCTGTTCGGCCGGCGACCAGGTGCTGGTCTGCCGGACGACCGACGGACGGTTCGAGGCACTGGACCCGGCGAGCGGGAAGAAGCTGTGGGAGGTGGCCCTCCCCCCGGACACGCCCGGCGACACCTACATCAGCCCGACCGGTTACCCCTTCGTCGCCGGGGGCGCCACCCGGCCCACCGTCCACGACGGCGCCGTCGTCCTCGTCTCCGGCTTCGAGCTCCAGGTCCGTGACGCCCGCACGGGCGCGGTGCGCTGGAAGAAGCCCGCGCGCGGCCCCCAACTGCTCTGGGACAGCCGCCCCGTGGTCGCCGACGGCACCGTCTTCGCCGCGACCGAGGTGGCCTCGGACGTCAGCTCGGACCGGGTCGCGCTCACCGCCTTCTCGCTCGCCGACGGACGGGTCCTCTGGTCGAAGGCGCTCACCAACGCCGAGATCAGCTCGGCCGAACGGCAGGCCTACGAGCCGGTGGCCTACGCGAAGGGCATCGTCTACGCCCACAGCCAGGGCGGACTCGTCGCCTACGACGGGAAGAAGGGGACCCAGCTCGGGCAGGCCGACCCGGACGCCCGCGCGTGCCAGGAGCTGAAGGTGCTCGGCGCCTCGGCGTACTGCGCGGGCGCCGGATACGGCACCGCCAAGGACACCACCCTGCATCTGCTCGACGCCCGCACCCTCGCCTCGAAGGCCTCGCTGCCCGCTCCGCTCGGCGGGACCGCCCCCACGGCGGTCGGCCCGCGCACGCTCGTGAGCTGGGACAAGGGCCTGCACGTCCTCGATCCGCGCAGCGGCGCGGAGCTCGCCTCCTTCCCGGTCGGGAAGACCCCGGCCGGGCTCGCGCAGAGCTGGTCGTCGCCGCTGCTCGCCGGTGACCGGGTCGTGTACGCCGACTTCTCCGCGCTCTACACCGTGCGGCTCGGCGCCGACGGGAAGCCGGGCCGGCTGGAGGTCACACCGGTCCCGGGGGCGCCCCGGCCGCGCGTACCGGAGGAGGACTTCGACCTCTCCACGGGCACCACGATCGACAAGCAGGTCCGGCCGCCGGAGGTGCTGCCGGTCGGCGGGATCGCGTACATCGTCTACGACAAGGGGGCCGTGGCCTCCGTGGAACTCCCCAAGTAA
- a CDS encoding protein kinase domain-containing protein encodes MLEALPPGQPPTLVGPYRLLARLGAGGMGEVHLACRADTPTADPYRMVAVKTVRSDLEVDGDFRTRFRREITAARTVDGPGVARLVDADADAPSPWLATEYVPGPSLAEAVVRAGALPVPAVRALGAALATALAGVHAVKVLHRDLKPANVLLGPAGPRLIDFGIAQAFEATALTSTGLVVGSPGFMSPEHLEGSRAVVPASDVFCLGAVLAFAASGRGPFHDDEMAAVVYRIIRADADLDGVPEEIRAVVEHCLRLDPAGRPTAAEVAALLGDGGDDGGGDGGAAAEVFPWPGGVLSLCASYGEAAREAGEAAASGAGVADLPTLGPVVPYSPTAMTGRPVVPAAPGERRRPWGAVVAGAVAVAVLATAGVVLLNRTDGTGGASTGGAAGPSASGSPGASGTGAPAPVALDRVVLPYGGPGHTGDFSGSATGRSSRPADWAPWTAEVEPGVSACALSPKVLVCPGNGGAVTALGAADGKQLWKVPGRGEGLRSGPQYPAVVGDTAYVTGPDGVVAYGLRDGRELGGIPGPGDEWAVKGTDLLDGVLYSTYVNQRDERTGLVTAVRLDRREELWRSPLDGLPEQPVAAGGRVLVTVGHLPLSLDARTGKAVARGTEDCGGLTVHEKSGSVLCSGRQDGTIGVLDAGTLRLRRTLGGTVSAEPAVNADGLVAVVDGDTEVVAYDLGSGRERWRRQTRAGDRVYLVGDRVVTTGRDTVESHPVSGSGDSQDYRINLPDDFDQEVSGNMLAAGGVVYLSLPDGLVSSAYLP; translated from the coding sequence GTGCTGGAAGCTCTGCCCCCGGGGCAGCCCCCGACGCTCGTCGGCCCCTACCGGCTGCTCGCCCGGCTCGGCGCCGGCGGCATGGGCGAGGTGCACCTCGCCTGCCGGGCGGACACGCCGACGGCCGATCCGTACCGGATGGTCGCGGTGAAGACCGTACGGAGCGACCTGGAGGTCGACGGGGACTTCCGGACCCGGTTCCGGCGGGAGATCACGGCGGCGCGGACCGTGGACGGGCCGGGGGTGGCGCGGCTCGTGGACGCCGACGCGGACGCGCCCTCGCCATGGCTGGCGACCGAGTACGTGCCCGGTCCCTCGCTCGCGGAGGCGGTCGTACGGGCGGGGGCGCTGCCCGTCCCCGCCGTACGGGCCCTGGGGGCCGCCCTCGCCACCGCCCTGGCGGGGGTGCACGCGGTGAAGGTGCTGCACCGGGACCTCAAGCCGGCGAACGTCCTGCTCGGCCCGGCCGGGCCCCGGCTGATCGACTTCGGCATCGCGCAGGCCTTCGAGGCGACGGCCCTGACCTCGACCGGTCTGGTGGTGGGCTCCCCCGGCTTCATGTCGCCCGAGCACCTGGAGGGCAGCCGGGCGGTGGTGCCCGCCTCGGACGTGTTCTGTCTGGGCGCGGTCCTCGCGTTCGCGGCGAGCGGCCGGGGGCCCTTCCACGACGACGAGATGGCGGCGGTGGTCTACCGGATCATCCGGGCCGACGCCGACCTGGACGGGGTGCCGGAGGAGATACGGGCCGTCGTCGAGCACTGTCTGCGGCTCGACCCGGCCGGGCGGCCGACGGCGGCGGAGGTCGCGGCGCTGCTCGGTGACGGTGGCGATGATGGCGGTGGTGACGGTGGGGCCGCCGCGGAGGTCTTCCCCTGGCCCGGTGGCGTGCTTTCGCTGTGCGCCTCCTACGGGGAGGCGGCGCGCGAGGCCGGGGAGGCGGCGGCCTCCGGCGCGGGCGTCGCGGACCTGCCGACGCTCGGCCCGGTGGTGCCGTACTCCCCCACCGCGATGACCGGCCGGCCGGTGGTCCCGGCCGCCCCCGGCGAGCGCCGCCGCCCCTGGGGGGCGGTCGTGGCGGGCGCGGTGGCGGTGGCCGTCCTGGCGACGGCGGGCGTGGTGCTGCTGAACCGGACGGACGGGACGGGGGGCGCGTCGACCGGCGGGGCCGCCGGGCCGAGCGCGAGCGGCAGCCCCGGCGCGAGCGGCACCGGGGCTCCGGCGCCCGTCGCGCTGGACCGGGTCGTCCTGCCGTACGGCGGCCCGGGGCACACCGGCGACTTCAGCGGGTCCGCGACCGGCCGCTCGTCCCGGCCGGCCGACTGGGCGCCCTGGACGGCCGAGGTCGAGCCGGGCGTCAGCGCCTGCGCGCTCTCCCCGAAGGTCCTTGTCTGCCCCGGTAACGGCGGCGCGGTCACCGCCCTCGGCGCGGCGGACGGCAAGCAGCTGTGGAAGGTCCCCGGGCGCGGCGAGGGGCTGCGCAGCGGGCCGCAGTACCCGGCGGTCGTCGGCGACACCGCGTATGTGACGGGTCCGGACGGGGTCGTCGCGTACGGGCTCCGGGACGGCCGGGAGCTGGGCGGGATCCCGGGGCCCGGGGACGAGTGGGCCGTGAAGGGCACGGACCTCCTGGACGGGGTCCTCTACTCCACGTACGTCAACCAGCGCGACGAACGGACCGGGCTCGTCACCGCCGTCCGCCTCGACCGCCGGGAGGAGCTGTGGCGCTCCCCGCTGGACGGTCTTCCGGAGCAGCCGGTCGCGGCGGGCGGCCGGGTGCTGGTCACGGTGGGACACCTCCCGCTGTCGCTGGACGCCCGGACCGGGAAGGCCGTGGCGCGCGGCACGGAGGACTGCGGCGGCCTCACCGTCCACGAGAAGAGCGGCAGCGTGCTCTGCTCCGGACGGCAGGACGGCACGATCGGCGTGCTCGACGCCGGGACGCTCCGGCTGCGGCGCACCCTGGGCGGTACGGTCTCGGCCGAACCGGCGGTGAACGCCGACGGTCTCGTCGCCGTCGTCGACGGGGACACCGAGGTCGTCGCGTACGACCTGGGGAGCGGCCGGGAGCGGTGGCGGCGGCAGACGAGGGCCGGGGACCGCGTCTATCTGGTGGGCGACCGGGTGGTGACCACGGGCCGGGACACGGTGGAGTCCCATCCGGTCTCCGGCTCCGGCGACTCGCAGGACTACCGGATCAATCTGCCCGACGACTTCGATCAGGAGGTGTCCGGGAACATGCTGGCCGCCGGAGGGGTGGTCTACCTCTCCCTCCCCGACGGCCTGGTGTCCTCCGCGTACCTGCCGTGA
- a CDS encoding TenA family transcriptional regulator → MTTHLRTTKAPLVTAHAKRIVAETGVLNNPYFRTLVDGSMSLENFRTSQEQLGFAVTYFARPMAALVSRIEHPADRIGILGNVVEEHGGFRPQEFHHETFRGFLASIGSDTVRLNGLKMMPAVHAYNSVLSAVCTLEDPQVGIGCMGAIEYAFASVSAITGNAAVNRGWVAQADLMHYGLHSEIDEQHAEDFFLLLEPHYRNPAGRRRIDQGLGLGAYALNRLYSDLFELGLSQQN, encoded by the coding sequence GTGACCACCCATCTGCGGACAACCAAGGCCCCGCTGGTGACAGCGCACGCCAAGCGCATCGTGGCCGAGACCGGCGTCCTGAACAATCCGTACTTCCGAACGCTGGTAGACGGAAGCATGTCGTTGGAGAACTTCCGCACAAGCCAGGAGCAACTAGGTTTCGCCGTCACCTACTTCGCCCGCCCGATGGCTGCGCTGGTGTCCCGGATCGAGCACCCCGCGGATCGCATCGGCATCCTGGGCAATGTCGTGGAAGAGCACGGCGGATTCCGCCCTCAGGAATTCCATCACGAGACCTTCCGCGGATTTCTGGCCAGCATCGGCAGCGACACCGTACGGCTGAACGGCCTGAAGATGATGCCGGCCGTCCACGCGTACAACAGCGTTCTCAGTGCGGTGTGTACGTTGGAGGACCCGCAGGTAGGAATTGGCTGCATGGGTGCGATCGAGTACGCATTCGCCTCGGTATCGGCCATCACGGGCAACGCGGCTGTGAACCGCGGTTGGGTCGCTCAAGCCGACCTGATGCACTACGGCCTCCACTCCGAAATCGACGAACAACACGCAGAGGACTTCTTCCTGCTGCTGGAACCCCACTACCGAAACCCGGCCGGACGACGCCGAATCGACCAGGGCCTCGGCCTGGGCGCGTACGCGCTGAACCGCCTCTACAGTGATCTGTTCGAACTGGGTCTTTCGCAGCAAAACTGA
- a CDS encoding EF-hand domain-containing protein — MPEESIIHSKAQHYYDVFHHERDGWVGETDVYAWVGRTTREFNLTPGTAPASALQKSLLEYWKRLFVPMDTDGDGVVSRDEFLAGFVSLGDKPDDYARIVTPSAKVFVATADVDGDGELDKSEFKRLFQSSFALSDEDIDVSFADIDTDNSGSISTDELRAAIRVFHSSTDPNDRGHRLLGPLRS, encoded by the coding sequence GTGCCGGAAGAATCCATTATCCACAGCAAGGCCCAGCATTACTACGACGTGTTCCATCACGAGCGCGACGGGTGGGTCGGCGAAACCGACGTGTACGCCTGGGTGGGCCGCACGACGCGGGAATTCAACCTCACGCCAGGAACCGCCCCCGCCAGCGCGCTGCAGAAATCCCTTCTGGAGTACTGGAAGAGATTGTTTGTCCCTATGGACACGGACGGGGACGGCGTCGTATCACGCGACGAATTCCTGGCCGGGTTCGTCAGCCTGGGGGACAAGCCGGATGACTACGCGCGGATTGTCACGCCGTCCGCCAAGGTCTTCGTGGCCACCGCCGACGTCGACGGAGACGGCGAACTCGACAAGTCCGAGTTCAAGCGCCTGTTTCAGTCCTCTTTCGCGCTGAGCGACGAAGACATCGACGTGTCGTTCGCCGACATCGACACCGACAACTCCGGCTCCATCTCAACTGACGAGCTGAGAGCAGCCATTCGCGTGTTCCACAGCAGTACTGATCCGAACGACCGAGGTCACCGCCTCCTGGGACCCCTGCGTTCCTGA
- the mca gene encoding mycothiol conjugate amidase Mca gives MTEQLRLMAVHAHPDDESSKGAATMAKYVSEGVDVMVVTCTGGERGSVLNPQLQGDPYIEANIHEVRRKEMDEAREILGVSQHWLGFVDSGLPEGDPLPPLPEGCFALADVDTAAGTLVREIRSFRPQVITTYDENGGYPHPDHIMTHKITMAAFDGATDAEKYPEPEFGPVWQPLKLYYNQGFNRARTTALHEALLARGLESPYGEWLERWKEFERTERTLTTFVPCADFFEIRDKALIAHRTQIDPDGGWFRVPMDLQKEVWPTEEYELSKALVPTSLPEEDLFAGIRDNA, from the coding sequence TTGACTGAGCAGCTGCGACTGATGGCCGTTCACGCCCACCCCGACGACGAGTCGAGCAAGGGTGCGGCCACGATGGCCAAGTACGTGTCCGAGGGGGTGGACGTCATGGTCGTGACGTGCACGGGCGGCGAGCGCGGCTCGGTCCTGAACCCCCAGCTTCAGGGCGACCCCTACATCGAGGCGAACATCCACGAGGTGCGCCGCAAGGAGATGGACGAGGCCCGCGAGATCCTCGGCGTCTCCCAGCACTGGCTGGGATTCGTCGACTCGGGTCTGCCCGAGGGCGACCCGCTGCCCCCGCTCCCCGAAGGCTGTTTCGCCCTGGCGGACGTCGACACGGCGGCCGGGACCCTGGTCCGCGAGATCCGTTCCTTCCGTCCGCAGGTCATCACGACCTACGACGAGAACGGCGGCTACCCGCACCCCGACCACATCATGACCCACAAGATCACGATGGCGGCCTTCGACGGCGCGACCGACGCCGAGAAGTACCCGGAGCCCGAGTTCGGACCGGTCTGGCAGCCCCTGAAGCTCTACTACAACCAGGGCTTCAACCGCGCCCGCACCACCGCCCTGCACGAGGCGCTCCTCGCCCGCGGCCTGGAGTCCCCGTACGGCGAGTGGCTGGAGCGCTGGAAGGAGTTCGAGCGCACGGAGCGGACCCTCACGACCTTCGTCCCCTGCGCGGACTTCTTCGAGATCCGCGACAAGGCCCTGATCGCCCACCGCACCCAGATCGACCCCGACGGCGGCTGGTTCCGGGTGCCGATGGACCTCCAGAAGGAGGTCTGGCCGACGGAGGAGTACGAGCTCAGCAAGGCGCTGGTGCCCACCTCCCTCCCCGAGGAAGATCTCTTCGCGGGCATCCGCGACAATGCATAG
- the greA gene encoding transcription elongation factor GreA: MTQTSDNVTWLTQEAYNKLKDELEYLSGPARTEITVKIAAAREEGDLRENGGYHAAKEEQGKQELRIRQLTQLLQHAKVGEAPADDGIVEPGMVVTIAFDGDENDTMTFLLASREYASGDIETYSPQSPLGVGVNGKKAGDDAQYELPNGKKATVKILSAKPYTG; this comes from the coding sequence GTGACCCAGACCAGCGACAACGTCACCTGGCTCACCCAGGAGGCGTACAACAAGCTCAAGGACGAGCTTGAGTACCTGTCTGGTCCCGCGCGTACCGAGATCACCGTCAAGATCGCCGCGGCACGCGAAGAGGGCGACCTGCGCGAGAACGGCGGGTACCACGCGGCCAAGGAGGAGCAGGGCAAGCAGGAGCTGCGGATCCGCCAGCTCACCCAGCTGCTCCAGCACGCCAAGGTCGGCGAGGCGCCGGCGGACGACGGCATCGTCGAGCCGGGCATGGTCGTCACGATCGCTTTCGACGGCGACGAGAACGACACGATGACCTTCCTGCTCGCCTCCCGCGAGTACGCGAGCGGTGACATCGAGACCTACTCGCCGCAGTCGCCGCTCGGCGTCGGCGTCAACGGCAAGAAGGCCGGCGACGACGCCCAGTACGAGCTGCCGAACGGCAAGAAGGCCACGGTGAAGATCCTCAGCGCGAAGCCGTACACCGGCTGA
- a CDS encoding DUF4307 domain-containing protein has product MSAVREQLPEGRYGRSADEAADRKLKITGAVLGVLFLGMMGWFGWHYVVDNKISAEMIKFDVVSATEVQVHLEIRKDEGVKGVCTLRSRSEDGAEVARKDVRVDDPGTRVDRVFSLRTTARATSAELIGCTAR; this is encoded by the coding sequence ATGAGCGCGGTGCGAGAGCAGCTGCCCGAGGGGCGCTACGGGCGCTCGGCGGACGAGGCGGCGGACCGCAAGCTCAAGATCACCGGCGCGGTGCTCGGGGTGCTCTTCCTCGGCATGATGGGCTGGTTCGGCTGGCACTACGTCGTCGACAACAAGATCAGCGCCGAGATGATCAAGTTCGACGTGGTGAGCGCCACCGAGGTCCAGGTGCACCTGGAGATCCGCAAGGACGAGGGCGTCAAGGGTGTCTGCACCCTGCGCTCGCGCTCCGAGGACGGCGCCGAGGTGGCCCGCAAGGACGTCCGGGTCGACGACCCCGGCACCCGGGTCGACCGCGTCTTCTCGCTCCGTACGACCGCCCGCGCGACCAGCGCCGAGCTGATCGGGTGTACGGCCCGGTAG